AATGGTGGATAATATTTAAATGCAGCAAGTCCACATTTAGTGTTAAATTTAGCTTATCAAAATGAGCTATAACAGCCAATTTGTAAGGAAAATGTTTCTAAACTAAGAACAAATTGTTAAAAAGCCGAATGGCTTGTTTTAGGTATAAAATATTATACATTTGCACACATCAAGAAAGTGATTACCCTAAAAGACTATGTAAATTAATTCTGTTTACCTAGCATCTTAAAACCGCTTTTTCAGCAAGAAAGTCAAACAAAATAAAATATCTAAATTAAAAAAAAATGAAAAAATTTTTACTTACAATTTTTACAATTGGAGCTTTTGCAACGCTAGCGAATGCGCAATGCAGTGAGTTGTTCTTTTCTGAATATGTAGAAGGAACTTACAATAATAAAGCTCTTGAAATTTTTAATCCAACACCAAGTACTATTACTTTAACCGGTAATTATAGAATTGTGAGATGGAGCAATGGTTCAACCAATAGTGATGTTGTTCCTGCAACCGGAGATTATGTGCAACCACTTACGGGAACAATTGCTTCCGGTGAAACCTACACTGTGTTTTTAGATAGAAGAGTAGTTGGTGCTCCAGCTGTGGATACCATTCTTTTTGCAAATTTACTGACAATTGCAAATAATTTACAAACTATGGGTCAAGGTGGATTTTACAGTCCAGTTTATAACGCAGCGGTGCAAGGTTCCAAATGTGTAAGTTTTAATGGAGATGATGCATTATCTCTTCAGAAAAGCGGTGCAGGAGGAGTTTGGGAGGATGTAGATATTTTTGGATGTAGAGGTGAACGTCCTTTGGATGGTAATGGAATTGCAGGTTCTGGAGCATGGACTGATACCCCACCATATTATACAGGAGTTGGTACTTATCTAACTAAGGATCGCACGCTTACAAGAAGTTACGGAGTGCAATCAGGCGTTTCTGTTAATCCTGATACTGCTACTTTTTATGCTTTAGCTGAATGGGATACTTTACCAAAAAACACTTTCGATAGTTTGGGTCATCATAGTTGCCTTTGTACTTTAGGATTAAATGAAATGAAAAAAGGAAATACTTCTGTTAGTATTTATCCTAATCCTTCAACAAACTCAATAGTATATATTAGAGCAAAGGAGTCAATAAGTACAATAGAATTATTTAATGAATTAGGAAAAAAAGTGGCTGAATTTGCTGGAAATGATTTGAATAAAACATTTACACTTAATACTTCTTCATATCCTAAAGGACTTTATTTTGTTGCTGTGAGAATGAAAGACGGCACAAAATCAATGAAAAAAATAACTATACAATAATCATTTAATAAAAATTAGAAATGCTAATGGACTTACTAAGCCCCATTAGCATTTTTATTTGAACCTAATTATATGAATAAGCACTTTCTTTCCATTTTATTGACTTTTTTTTCCTTACAACTTTTTGCTCAAGGAACAATTAAAGGTGTTGTAAAAGATAACACTACCGGTGAAACAGTTATTGGAGCGAGTGTTATGGTTGGAGAAGGAAAAGGGGTAACAACGGATTTAGACGGAAAGTATACGCTAAGTGTTGAAGATGGAGAGTATACCGTTACAATCTCTTATGTGGGTTTTGAATCTCAAAAATTTAAAGTAAAAATTGCAGGAAATTCAGTTGTAGTAAATGCGTCTTTGGAAACAAGAGTGCTAAAAGAGGTTGTAATACAAGCAGATGTAGCCCGAACACGCGAAACGCCAGTAGCATTTTCGACAATTAATCCAATAAAACTTCAGGAAGAGTTAGGTTCAAGAGATTTGCCGATGATTTTGAATTCAACCCCAGGTGTGTATGCCACAGAACAAGGTGGGGGTAGTGGTGATTCTAGGATAACACTAAGGGGATTCAGTCAGGAAAACATGGCTGTTTTGGTTGATGGTGTGCCGGTAAATGATATGGAAAATGGGGCTGTCTTTTGGAGCAACTGGGATGGCTTAGGTGATATCACTAGAAGTGTTCAGGTTCAGCGCGGATTGGGGGCATCAAAATTAGCTGTAGCCTCAGTGGGTGGCACAATGAATACCATTACAAGAGGTATTGATGGTAAAATGCAAGGTAGCCTTCGTCAGGAATTTGGTAACAACAATTACCGAAAGACTGCTTTATCTTACAATTCAGGATTAATTAACAATAGATTTGGTTTTACGCTCGCATTATCTTCCAAGCAAGGAGATGGTTGGGTGGATGGAACTTGGACGGAAGCATATAGCTATTTTTTTAAAGGACAGGTGCGCCTAGGAAAGCACTTGGTTTCTGCAGGAATTAACGGAGCTCCACAAAAGCATGGTCAGCGCTCCTTTAAACTATCAATCGCAGAATATGATAAGGAAACGGCTGAAAAGCTCAACTGTAATGTTGACTCATTTTACAGTCCAACTAGCTTAGGTAAATTTCCTAGAGGGTTAAGATACAACCAACATTGGGGCGAATATGATGATGTGGATTTAAACCATGTAGTTAAAAATGAGCGTGTAAATTATTTTCACAAACCCTTAATGAGTATTAATGATTCTTGGAATGTTAATCGAAGATTGTATATTACTACTGTCGCTTATTTATCTATTGGAAAAGGTGGGGGAACTTCTAATGTGGGTGGAATTACCAATGATGCCCCTAATGGTGAAATTAATTTTCAATCCATTTATAATTCAAATTTGAATAAGGAATCAAAGGTAATACTAGGTAGCAATACAAATAATCACAATTGGTATGGGTTATTGTCAACTGCCAATTACCAGCTCAACGACAAGATTAATATTATGTTAGGTATAGACTTAAGAAACTATACAGGCTACCACTATCGTAAGGTTTATGACTTAATTGGCGGTAATTATTTTATTGATGGTGCAGATCAGAATCAATCAATTGCGAATAACCAAAAAGTAGTTGGTGATAAAATAGCTTTCAATTACGAAGGGCATGTTAAATGGAAAGGAATTTTTGGACAAGTAGAATATAAATTAGACAAATTATCAGTATTTATTACGCTATCTGGCTCACAATCGAAATTCAAAAGAGTAGATAAATTTTTAAGAAAAGATTTGGTGATAGATGGTCAGATATTTCCAACAATGGTTGGTTATGGAGAAACATTTTTTTACAACGGCGAATTATCCACCAAAGCAACAGAAGGAGCAATTATTCGCACTTCAAATGATACAACCTACATTACAAATAATATTCCCTTTATTGGGTTATCTGATAGCTATATTGTAGGCGCAAAATCATATACAATCGATTCACCTGAAGCAAGGTATTCTGAAACACCTGAAAAAACATTTTATAATTACACTGTTAAAGGGGGAGCGAATTATAATCTCAATGATCACCAAAATGCGTATTTAAATGTGGGGTATTTAAATATTGCGCCACGATTTAACAATGTATTTGAAACATCGGGCAATCGAATAGCTTACAACACCGATGATCAAAAGGTTTTAGGTATTGAGTTAGGATATGGAATAAAATACAATAGCTTTTCGGCTATCTTAAATATCTATCGCACACAATGGAAGAATAAACCGGCAGATGCTTCAGTTCAAATTCCAATTAGTGATGAGGAAACGATTAATTACCGATTGAATAAAATTAATGCACTACATAAAGGGATTGAACTTGAAACTAATTTTAAAATAATACCTCAAAAACTAGATTGGGAAAATGCATTCTCACTTGGTGATTGGCGTTATAAATCAGACGATTCCGTGACAATTTATGATGAAGTCACCGGAAGAGCACTAAGAACAATTTATTATTATTCAAAAAATGTTCATGTTGGAAATGCCGCGCAACTTCAATATTCTACAAGTTTGAAATATCAACTTTTTAAGGATTTGTATGTTAAAGCTCGATTTACATTCTTTGGAAAAAATTATGCAAGCTTTAGACCTGATTTGCTGGATGAAGCACATGCTAATATGGAATCCTGGAAAATGCCAAATTATGGCTTATTTGATGCATTTACTGGCTATGAAGTTAAAGGTCAAAAATCAATACGTTATTCGTTTTCTTTAGGTGTAACAAATGTTTTGAACACAAAATATATTAGTGATGCACAAAATGGATTAGGGTACGACGCCAATTCTGCATTAGTGTTTTTTGGCGTAGGCCGAAAATATGTGGCATCCATTAAATTGTCTTTCTAACTTTAAAATAAATAATAATTAATATATACAACATGAAAAAAATTATCTTAGGCTTGGCTTTACTACTTTGTTCAGCACCTGTTACTTTCGCACAAATTTCTGTTGCACGTACTGCACCAGTTGGTAGTACAGTTACAATTACAGGAAGAGTCCTTAATGAACAATAATTAATCCTAGCCAAGTTTCGGAAGCCTATGAAGGCGAGTTAGTCCAAATTGACAATGCATCATTTGCTGCAGGTGGAACCTCTTTTGCGGGTAATACAAATTATACCTATTCAAGCGGTGGTCAAACGGGAGCTATTCGAGTTGGTACAGGAAATCCATTAGTAGGAACACTTATTCCTGCTGGAATTGTTTCTATTAGAGGTATAATGTCGCAATTTTGTCCTCCAATAACTTCAAGTGGATGCTTGACAGGTTATCAGTTATTGCCGCGTGATCTTAATGATTTAATAGCAGCCAATGGGATTAGTGTAACAACTCAGTTAAGTGCCTCCAACCTCTCAACTAGTGGATTTCAAATTGATTGGTCAAGCAATGTTACTCCAACACAATCCTATATTAAATATGGATTAACCAGTGCTCTTGAATTAGGAACAATTTCTGGAACTTTTGCCGGTACAGCAAACACTGTTATTGCCACTGGACTTACTCCAGGAACGATCTATTATGCACAAGCTTTTTCTTTAAACGGTACTGATACTGCCTATTCAGGTATTCGATTATTTGGAACCGTATCAAATTCAACAGGAGATATTAAAGTATATTTTAATAGAAGTGTTGACACTTTGCAAGCAAATTCATCAACGAATCATGCAATTCAATTAGCAAATTTGACAGATGATACCTTAATCGCTTACATTGATAGAGCTAAATACACCATTGATTTCACCATTTATAACTTTAACAATAATGGAATTTCAAATATTTCTACTGCGTTAAATAACGCTTACAACAGAGGGGTAAGGATTCGTGGAATTTATGATGGAACTGCAGATAATTTTGGATTTAATAACCTTAATGCTGCCATTGGCCGTATTTCTAGTCCAACCTCTTCAGCTTATGGTATTATGCATAATAAATTTATGATTATTGATGGTAATTCAGCTGACCCGAATGATTGTATCTTATGGACTGGTTCATGCAATTGGACCGATGGTCAAATTAATACCGATAATCAAAATATTATCATCTTCCAAGATCAAACACTTTGTCGTTCTTACAAAATAGAGTTTAATGAAATGTTTGGAGATACAGGTTTACAACCGAATTTAAGTGCAGCTAAGTTTGGACCCTTTAAATCAGACAATACAGTGCATGAGTTTTTAATTGGAGGTAAACGTGTTGAGCAGTATTTTAGTCCAACGGATGGAACTAATTCTCAAATTATTAAAACATTAAATTCTGCAAGTAGTGATATTGAAGTGGAAATTATGATCATGACACGAAACGATTTGGCGTATGCAATTTCGAATGCAAATCAAGCCGGTGTTGGATGTTATTTTCTTACGAATGATACTGGCAGCGCTGGCCAACCAAATGTATCATGGCAAATTGTACGTGGTGCCATTGGTGTAAAAGCTAAAAAATACAATCAAGGTGGTATTATGCACAGTAAATATGCCATTGTGGATCAATCAAATTTAGCCTCAGATCCTTTGGTATTAACGGGATCACATAACTGGAGCAATGGCGCCGATCAAAAAAATGATGAGAATACTGTAATCGTGCATGATGCCAATATTGCGAATTTGTATTTTCAAGAATTTGTTAAGCGTTTTAATTTGAACGGCGGTTTAATCCTTGCAATAAATAATGCTACTAACACATCCATCCCTTTTAATGCTTATCCTAATCCAAGCAACGGCTCATTTCAATTATTATATGCTTTGGATAATAATTCAGATTGCAACATTCAACTTTTTGATTTGGCTGGAAAGGAAGTTTATTCAACTTTCACAAAAGGGAAATCTGGTATTAATAATTTTACAGTTGAAGGAGCAAATCTTGCAAAGGGAATTTATTTTATAAAACTTACTGCAGGAAATGTTGTTAGAAATCAAAAACTTGTTATTGAATAAATATTTGTATTTTCCTATACAGCGTAAAATGAAAAAATTGCACATCATTGTACTTTCGGCTCTCATTATTGGACTGTTTATGTTTCAATCATGTAAAAAGAAGGAGGACAGAATTGATCCCGTTCTTAGCCTCATAGGTGATTCTTTAATAACACTTGATTCAACTTATTATGTTGAATTTGGGGCTACTGCTTATGATGAAGAAGATGGTGAATTGGTGCCTTTAATAACCAATTCAATTTACTTAACTAAAGTTGGTTCCAACGAAGTAAAGTATACTGCTTATGATAATGCCGGTAATAGAGCATCGATAATAAGAAAAGTGAAGGTGAACAATTTTTCTAAAAGCTTGGCAGGTTTATATCAATTGCATCAAGTAAATCTCGACTCATTAGGTAATGGAATTGATTCCCTTGATTATACGCAAACAATGACTGCATCAACTATCTACAATTGGAATTTGATATTTGGCAATTTTTGGTTGAAAAATAATTACCTAAATAAAACTAAATATATAATGTCAGCATATATTAACAAATTAAATGGAACAGTTAGTGTTGTTAAAAGCCCGGCATCTGTTGAAAAATTTGGATTGGAAGTAGTTGTAATAGACAATTTCAATAGAATTCAAGTAAGGCATTATTTTAATGGTAAGGGTAGCATTGATGCTAACAATAAGTGTTTTATTAACGTTAAGGATTCGATAGTAAATCAGTACCAATATAAGCCAACAGCTACTGCAATTTTTAAGGATACAACCATAACGTATACGGAAAAGCATTACCGATTAACCTTAATGAAATAAAGGTATATTTTTAAGCGGATAGAAAACTAACAATCCGCTCCACCGCTCCCGCATTATCGCGAACAAATTCTTGAGAAATCAAGCATTGTTCGCGATATTTGTTTTCATTGCTTAGTAATTCTGCTAAATGGGAATTTAGTTCATCAAAAGTTGAAATACTGGTGGCACCACCTCGCTTTATGAGTTCAATGGCTTCTTCAAACTTTTGAAAATGTGGGCCAAAGAGAATGGGCTTCCCAAAAACTGCAGCTTCTAAAATATTGTGTATCCCATGCCCAAAGCCGCCACCGATATAACAAATGTTCGAATAGTTATAAAGCGATGAAAGCATGCCAATGTTATCGATTAGCAGCACTTCTAAATTTTCAGATGCTACATTTTTCAAGTTAGAATAACGCGCAAGTTTTAAGTGCTTAAAAAGGGATTCAGTAGCGCGAAGGCTGCTTTCGTCAATTTCGTGTGGTGCAATTATTAATCTTAAGGAGGTGTTTTTTGTGAGTTGGGCTTGTAGGCATGCTGCAATTAATTTTTCATCTTCGGGCCAAGTGCTTCCTGCTACTAACACGATTTTGTTTGCGCAAAATTGGGCTATTTCGGGATATGTTTTTGCTTGCTTTGAAATTTCTATCACACGGTCAAATCGGGTATCTCCGGCAAGGGTGCAGTGCTTAATTCCCGCATTTGCCATTAGGTTAACCGAGCTTTGGTTTTGAACAAAAAATGGGTTACTTTTTTAATTGATTGAGTGCCCAGCTTCCATACCATTTCAAAAAATAATGGTCACCACGAATGTTAACGGAAATGAAATAGCAAGGGATTTTTTTGATACAATTCCTCCAGATAATTGTACCAAAACTCATATTTTACAAATATGGCTATAGTTGGATTAACAAGCTCGATAAAGCGTTTAGCATTTTTCTCGAATCAATGGGAAGGTAAAAAACCCAATCGGCTCCGGCATAGTTTTTCGGATTTCGTAACCGGAAGGAGAAAAAAAGTGAGAAATATTTTAGTGTCAGGTTCATGTTTTTTAAACCTTTCTAGCACAGGACGGCCCTGCTCAAATTCACCAAGTGATGCACAATGCATCCAAATAATTTTTGTAAGAGGAGAGGTGTTTTTAAATGCAGCATCCAGCAATTCGAAAATGTTTTCTCTTCCATCCACCCAGCGCTTTGCTTTTGAATTCCCCAAAGCAGCAATCCGTATACTGAGGTTATAGCAAAATATAAAAAAGGAATAAATGATTCGCATAGTGATTTGAGTGTCGCTATAGGGCTATAAACGAATTTTAAATTGCTTAATCGTAATAAAAATCCATTGGACCCCGCTTGTATAAAGGTAGAATTATACCTAATCGAAAACCGGATAAATAATCATTCCTCTTTTTGGTATCCCGTTCCATCGTATCAAAATTATAGGAGCGGCGATTTTGAGTAAATGCTTGAGTGAACTCAAATCCTCCATAAAGATTAATTAAGCGATTATTACTTAAATACAAATACCCAACAAATTCACCAATCGACATTCCATTAGTAAGGCGGTCGTAGCCTTTGCGGTATTCTTTAGTGAGTTGAGGAGAGCGGTTACCAATATCTTCGATACGAATTTTATGTTGCAACATACCCACGCTTGCCACACAAAAAAAGCCTGAATTTTTATTTGGAGAAAGGTAGGGAAACAATTTTCCAAATTTTACGGATGCTGTGTATCCGAGTTCAAACATACGTGTTTCGGCATACTGTCCGTTTGCATCAATCACATAACCAGTGGTGGTTTTAATGCTATCGAGCATTCCTGTTTCTTTTAATTTCGATCCGAAAAGGTAAGAGTAATCTGCCCCTACCAGCCAATTGGATTTAGTTTTTAAGTAAAAGATGGCCCCAACATTTGAATTATTTCCGAATCGTTTTTTAAATCGCCTCCCGAAAGCTGGTAACTGTAGCTAACTCCCACCAATGGGGCCAGCAGGAGTGAATCTTTTACGTGCGCTTGCGCTTTAACCGAAGAGGATTGAGTCAAAAACAACAGGATCAACCCGGAACAAATCAAACTGATTTTCATTGTATAAAAATTGCTGCGAATATAGCTTTTATATGGGTAATTGCGATGAATTCAGTCCTTCCCAGTTAGATGAAATTTATTTACCTTCGCAGCTCTTTTAAAAGAACTATTGTTATGGAAAAGGTGATGAAAAAAATACAAATGGTTGACCTCAAAAGTCAATATTTAAAAATTAAAACAGAAGTTGATGCAGCCATCATGAATGTGT
The sequence above is a segment of the Bacteroidota bacterium genome. Coding sequences within it:
- a CDS encoding TonB-dependent receptor; translation: MNKHFLSILLTFFSLQLFAQGTIKGVVKDNTTGETVIGASVMVGEGKGVTTDLDGKYTLSVEDGEYTVTISYVGFESQKFKVKIAGNSVVVNASLETRVLKEVVIQADVARTRETPVAFSTINPIKLQEELGSRDLPMILNSTPGVYATEQGGGSGDSRITLRGFSQENMAVLVDGVPVNDMENGAVFWSNWDGLGDITRSVQVQRGLGASKLAVASVGGTMNTITRGIDGKMQGSLRQEFGNNNYRKTALSYNSGLINNRFGFTLALSSKQGDGWVDGTWTEAYSYFFKGQVRLGKHLVSAGINGAPQKHGQRSFKLSIAEYDKETAEKLNCNVDSFYSPTSLGKFPRGLRYNQHWGEYDDVDLNHVVKNERVNYFHKPLMSINDSWNVNRRLYITTVAYLSIGKGGGTSNVGGITNDAPNGEINFQSIYNSNLNKESKVILGSNTNNHNWYGLLSTANYQLNDKINIMLGIDLRNYTGYHYRKVYDLIGGNYFIDGADQNQSIANNQKVVGDKIAFNYEGHVKWKGIFGQVEYKLDKLSVFITLSGSQSKFKRVDKFLRKDLVIDGQIFPTMVGYGETFFYNGELSTKATEGAIIRTSNDTTYITNNIPFIGLSDSYIVGAKSYTIDSPEARYSETPEKTFYNYTVKGGANYNLNDHQNAYLNVGYLNIAPRFNNVFETSGNRIAYNTDDQKVLGIELGYGIKYNSFSAILNIYRTQWKNKPADASVQIPISDEETINYRLNKINALHKGIELETNFKIIPQKLDWENAFSLGDWRYKSDDSVTIYDEVTGRALRTIYYYSKNVHVGNAAQLQYSTSLKYQLFKDLYVKARFTFFGKNYASFRPDLLDEAHANMESWKMPNYGLFDAFTGYEVKGQKSIRYSFSLGVTNVLNTKYISDAQNGLGYDANSALVFFGVGRKYVASIKLSF
- a CDS encoding T9SS type A sorting domain-containing protein, with amino-acid sequence MKKFLLTIFTIGAFATLANAQCSELFFSEYVEGTYNNKALEIFNPTPSTITLTGNYRIVRWSNGSTNSDVVPATGDYVQPLTGTIASGETYTVFLDRRVVGAPAVDTILFANLLTIANNLQTMGQGGFYSPVYNAAVQGSKCVSFNGDDALSLQKSGAGGVWEDVDIFGCRGERPLDGNGIAGSGAWTDTPPYYTGVGTYLTKDRTLTRSYGVQSGVSVNPDTATFYALAEWDTLPKNTFDSLGHHSCLCTLGLNEMKKGNTSVSIYPNPSTNSIVYIRAKESISTIELFNELGKKVAEFAGNDLNKTFTLNTSSYPKGLYFVAVRMKDGTKSMKKITIQ
- a CDS encoding DUF5011 domain-containing protein codes for the protein MKKLHIIVLSALIIGLFMFQSCKKKEDRIDPVLSLIGDSLITLDSTYYVEFGATAYDEEDGELVPLITNSIYLTKVGSNEVKYTAYDNAGNRASIIRKVKVNNFSKSLAGLYQLHQVNLDSLGNGIDSLDYTQTMTASTIYNWNLIFGNFWLKNNYLNKTKYIMSAYINKLNGTVSVVKSPASVEKFGLEVVVIDNFNRIQVRHYFNGKGSIDANNKCFINVKDSIVNQYQYKPTATAIFKDTTITYTEKHYRLTLMK
- a CDS encoding T9SS type A sorting domain-containing protein, with translation MSQFCPPITSSGCLTGYQLLPRDLNDLIAANGISVTTQLSASNLSTSGFQIDWSSNVTPTQSYIKYGLTSALELGTISGTFAGTANTVIATGLTPGTIYYAQAFSLNGTDTAYSGIRLFGTVSNSTGDIKVYFNRSVDTLQANSSTNHAIQLANLTDDTLIAYIDRAKYTIDFTIYNFNNNGISNISTALNNAYNRGVRIRGIYDGTADNFGFNNLNAAIGRISSPTSSAYGIMHNKFMIIDGNSADPNDCILWTGSCNWTDGQINTDNQNIIIFQDQTLCRSYKIEFNEMFGDTGLQPNLSAAKFGPFKSDNTVHEFLIGGKRVEQYFSPTDGTNSQIIKTLNSASSDIEVEIMIMTRNDLAYAISNANQAGVGCYFLTNDTGSAGQPNVSWQIVRGAIGVKAKKYNQGGIMHSKYAIVDQSNLASDPLVLTGSHNWSNGADQKNDENTVIVHDANIANLYFQEFVKRFNLNGGLILAINNATNTSIPFNAYPNPSNGSFQLLYALDNNSDCNIQLFDLAGKEVYSTFTKGKSGINNFTVEGANLAKGIYFIKLTAGNVVRNQKLVIE